A window of Marinitoga sp. 1197 contains these coding sequences:
- the rpsR gene encoding 30S ribosomal protein S18, translating to MAFNRRPRRVKKCKLCSMKVEYIDYKNTDLLKDFINEKGKIIPKRLNGNCSKHQRMVKTAIKRARQMALLPFIND from the coding sequence GTGGCATTTAATAGAAGACCAAGAAGAGTAAAAAAATGTAAATTGTGTTCAATGAAAGTTGAATATATAGATTATAAAAATACAGATTTATTAAAAGATTTTATAAACGAGAAAGGAAAGATTATTCCTAAAAGATTAAACGGTAATTGCTCTAAACACCAGAGAATGGTTAAAACCGCGATAAAAAGGGCAAGGCAAATGGCATTATTACCTTTCATAAATGATTAA
- a CDS encoding single-stranded DNA-binding protein codes for MSYSFNRVILVGRLTRDPEVRMTTSGDKVANFTLAVDRPNWNNDFNGQKTDFIRIVVFGKKAEFAENYLKKGVLILVEGALRVNSWRDQNNNYRERTEVSATNIQFMESKASRDAYITDNFENNSKIEVIEPTIDEVSDDIGEFSDEKFPEFFPIDDDSMDDDTPPNF; via the coding sequence ATGAGTTATTCATTTAATAGGGTTATATTAGTTGGTCGATTAACTCGTGATCCGGAAGTACGTATGACTACTTCAGGTGATAAAGTTGCTAATTTTACTTTAGCTGTTGACCGTCCGAATTGGAATAACGATTTTAATGGTCAAAAGACTGATTTTATCAGAATTGTTGTATTTGGGAAAAAAGCTGAATTTGCTGAAAATTATTTAAAAAAAGGGGTTTTGATCCTTGTTGAAGGTGCTTTAAGGGTTAATAGCTGGAGAGACCAAAACAATAATTATAGAGAAAGAACAGAAGTTTCAGCAACAAATATACAATTTATGGAATCAAAAGCCAGTAGAGATGCTTATATAACAGATAATTTTGAGAACAATTCAAAAATAGAAGTGATTGAGCCGACTATTGATGAAGTTTCTGATGATATCGGAGAATTCTCAGATGAGAAATTTCCTGAATTTTTTCCTATCGATGATGATAGTATGGATGATGATACCCCACCAAATTTTTAG
- the rpsF gene encoding 30S ribosomal protein S6, which produces MKERIYEVMFIVSPELSEENRNNEIEKVKNWIEEKVGGEIQHWERWGMRKLAYRTHQGYTEGDYTWGIFKATPDKVNVLDGLFRINSQNTFRWQVFRREDLEKAEKIKQKKAEENKEVVVEEPVNSEE; this is translated from the coding sequence ATGAAGGAAAGGATTTATGAAGTGATGTTTATTGTTTCTCCAGAATTATCTGAAGAAAACAGAAACAACGAAATTGAAAAGGTTAAAAACTGGATTGAAGAAAAAGTAGGTGGAGAAATTCAACATTGGGAAAGATGGGGTATGAGAAAATTAGCTTATAGAACCCATCAAGGATATACAGAAGGAGATTATACTTGGGGAATATTTAAGGCTACTCCTGACAAAGTTAATGTATTGGATGGCTTGTTTAGAATTAACAGCCAGAACACTTTCAGATGGCAAGTTTTTAGAAGAGAAGATTTAGAAAAAGCTGAAAAAATCAAACAGAAAAAAGCCGAAGAAAATAAAGAAGTTGTTGTTGAAGAACCAGTAAACTCTGAAGAATGA
- a CDS encoding 3'-5' exonuclease, with protein sequence MYNLETQVFVSFDLETTGLKPDLGDRIIEIAAIPIYNGKIKRKYEFHTLVNPKIKIPVEGSQFHKLNNKDIENAPTIMEIFPKFKEYISNTVLVSHNAKMDMLFLDVAAKESGILPVENYYIDTLEIAKALLEKGPYSLESLSKRFHIYIGKSHRAYEDALMTAKLFLVFINNFGLKSLGDFIKKWRG encoded by the coding sequence ATGTATAATCTTGAAACACAAGTTTTTGTTTCATTTGATCTGGAAACTACTGGGTTAAAACCAGATTTAGGAGACAGAATTATCGAAATAGCAGCTATTCCTATATATAATGGTAAAATAAAAAGGAAATATGAGTTTCATACATTAGTTAATCCTAAAATAAAAATACCTGTCGAAGGTTCTCAATTTCATAAATTAAATAATAAAGATATAGAAAACGCACCAACAATTATGGAAATTTTTCCTAAATTTAAAGAGTATATTTCAAATACAGTACTTGTATCACATAATGCGAAAATGGATATGTTATTTTTAGACGTAGCTGCTAAAGAAAGTGGAATATTACCAGTTGAAAATTATTATATAGATACATTAGAAATAGCCAAAGCATTATTAGAAAAAGGTCCATACTCATTAGAATCTTTATCAAAAAGGTTTCATATTTATATAGGTAAATCTCATAGGGCATATGAAGATGCATTAATGACAGCAAAACTGTTTTTAGTTTTTATTAATAATTTTGGTTTAAAAAGTTTAGGGGATTTTATAAAAAAATGGAGGGGATAA
- a CDS encoding PhoH family protein, which translates to MVKNYVLDTNVLIHDPKAMFNFEDNNVIIPFPVIEEIDNLKTRGERTGAAAREVNRILDNLRKEGSLQKGIKLENGGMLKITTLEENGIKIPHYLGKKMDDWILLYALKLKKESNIPTYLVTKDLNLRIKAEALGIEAQDYLTDRIEYKNYFTGFVELKVDKKIIEKEKINYNLLNLNEKPYPNTYFDLNDGNYYRYSEKEKALIKLDISYFTEIFGINPRNREQIFAFDALFNDEIPLVTLVGSAGTGKTLLALAIGLSKVLDEKKYKKLLVSKPIVPVGKDIGYLPGSVQEKMRPWLQPIYDNLDFLFQGKGKKPDEYLEKREILEIEVLSYIRGRSIPEQYMIIDEAQNLTPHEIKTIITRVGENTKIILTGDPFQIDNPYLGFSSNGLIYVSSKFKNSDLAAHIYLLKGERSELATKAAELL; encoded by the coding sequence ATGGTAAAAAATTATGTATTAGACACTAATGTTTTAATTCATGATCCAAAAGCAATGTTTAATTTTGAAGACAATAATGTCATTATACCATTTCCAGTAATAGAGGAAATAGATAATCTTAAAACACGTGGTGAGCGAACAGGTGCTGCAGCGAGAGAAGTTAATAGAATTTTAGACAATTTAAGAAAAGAAGGTAGTTTGCAGAAAGGAATAAAATTAGAAAATGGTGGAATGCTAAAAATAACAACTTTAGAAGAAAATGGAATAAAAATCCCTCATTATTTAGGAAAAAAAATGGATGATTGGATATTATTATATGCACTGAAGTTAAAAAAAGAAAGTAATATACCGACTTATTTGGTTACTAAAGATTTAAATTTAAGAATAAAAGCTGAAGCTCTTGGGATTGAAGCACAGGATTATTTGACAGATCGTATTGAATACAAAAATTATTTTACAGGATTTGTTGAACTTAAAGTTGATAAAAAAATTATTGAAAAAGAAAAGATTAATTATAATTTATTAAATTTAAATGAAAAACCATATCCAAATACGTATTTTGATTTAAATGATGGAAATTATTACAGATATTCAGAAAAAGAGAAAGCTTTAATAAAATTGGATATATCATATTTTACAGAAATATTTGGAATTAATCCAAGAAATAGAGAACAAATATTTGCATTTGATGCATTATTTAATGATGAAATACCCTTGGTAACTCTTGTTGGTAGTGCGGGGACAGGTAAGACATTGCTTGCATTAGCAATAGGGCTTAGCAAAGTTTTAGATGAAAAAAAATATAAAAAATTATTAGTATCAAAACCAATAGTTCCAGTTGGAAAAGATATTGGCTATTTGCCAGGTTCTGTCCAAGAAAAAATGAGACCCTGGTTACAACCTATATATGATAATTTAGATTTTTTATTTCAGGGAAAAGGAAAAAAACCTGATGAATATTTAGAAAAAAGAGAAATATTAGAAATAGAAGTATTATCTTATATAAGAGGAAGATCCATTCCAGAACAATATATGATAATAGATGAGGCGCAAAATCTCACACCGCATGAAATAAAAACAATTATAACAAGAGTTGGGGAAAATACAAAAATAATATTAACTGGAGATCCTTTTCAAATAGATAATCCTTATTTGGGTTTTTCATCCAATGGTTTAATTTATGTTTCTTCTAAATTTAAAAATTCAGATTTAGCAGCGCATATATATTTGTTAAAAGGTGAGAGATCAGAGTTAGCAACTAAAGCCGCAGAGCTTTTGTAA
- a CDS encoding DUF4911 domain-containing protein gives MKTDVKEYDIYVKVKREDIHLVTYLLESVDNLMNVRNVIENNLMKIISPKDTLDESLKLINSLKEMADLEVVRVEPNNGEV, from the coding sequence GTGAAAACAGATGTGAAAGAATATGATATATATGTAAAAGTAAAACGAGAAGATATACATTTAGTTACATATTTGCTTGAATCAGTTGATAATTTAATGAATGTGAGAAATGTAATTGAAAATAATCTAATGAAAATAATAAGTCCAAAGGATACATTGGATGAATCTTTGAAATTAATAAATTCATTAAAAGAAATGGCAGATTTGGAGGTTGTAAGGGTTGAACCCAACAACGGAGAAGTTTAA
- a CDS encoding YqeG family HAD IIIA-type phosphatase: protein MNPTTEKFKKNIYNIIPVPYEHHPTIFDIDYLKLKKLGFNTLLFDYDFTLAPWKQPIDNKTVDLFKKLYEMGFKIAVVSNGPEKRIKNVKEKMREKVKIYWKMKKPFSEKIKKVLEDLDSRPKNTVLIGDLFFTDILVGNKNGLYTILVNPYTYEIDSFYKKIAAIVSKSLYFIFFYTFGWLFRVMDLAVPNEFAETIFDIDYKKLKQKDYKLLIFDFDNTLTTWRSEKLPDDIIELFGELSKDFKIMIASNGKEYRFDNIKKQLEMYNIKVMGYSLKPLPFRIKKRVQEFNIESTHVVLIGDQLFTDIIAGNKNGFYTIKVEPISSRERFFTKILRFFEKISIKTMREKPKF from the coding sequence TTGAACCCAACAACGGAGAAGTTTAAAAAAAATATTTATAATATTATACCAGTTCCATACGAACATCATCCAACTATTTTTGATATAGATTATTTGAAATTAAAAAAATTAGGATTTAATACTTTGCTATTTGATTATGATTTTACATTAGCCCCATGGAAACAGCCTATAGATAATAAGACAGTTGATCTTTTTAAAAAATTATATGAAATGGGATTTAAAATTGCAGTTGTATCTAATGGACCAGAAAAAAGAATCAAAAATGTAAAAGAAAAAATGAGAGAAAAAGTTAAAATATATTGGAAAATGAAAAAACCATTTTCCGAAAAAATAAAAAAAGTATTGGAAGATTTAGATTCTCGTCCAAAAAATACTGTTTTAATAGGGGATCTGTTTTTTACAGATATTTTGGTAGGAAATAAAAATGGATTATATACAATATTAGTTAATCCATACACTTATGAAATAGATTCCTTTTATAAAAAAATAGCTGCAATAGTCTCGAAATCTTTATACTTCATTTTTTTCTATACATTTGGATGGTTGTTTAGAGTTATGGATTTAGCTGTCCCTAATGAATTTGCTGAAACTATTTTTGATATAGATTACAAAAAATTAAAGCAAAAGGATTATAAATTATTAATATTCGATTTTGATAATACTTTAACTACATGGCGCTCTGAAAAATTACCAGATGATATTATTGAATTATTTGGCGAATTGTCTAAAGATTTTAAAATCATGATAGCATCAAATGGTAAAGAATATAGATTTGATAATATAAAAAAGCAGTTAGAAATGTATAACATAAAAGTTATGGGTTATTCGTTAAAACCGCTTCCCTTTAGGATAAAGAAAAGAGTTCAAGAATTTAATATTGAATCGACACATGTAGTTTTAATAGGTGATCAGCTATTTACAGATATTATTGCTGGTAATAAAAATGGTTTTTACACGATAAAAGTAGAACCAATATCTTCAAGAGAAAGGTTTTTTACTAAAATTTTGAGATTTTTTGAAAAGATAAGTATAAAAACAATGCGAGAAAAACCAAAATTTTAG
- a CDS encoding secondary thiamine-phosphate synthase enzyme YjbQ, whose amino-acid sequence MKSVTKYLWFNTEKSIDIIYLTDEVKKFVSESNIIDGYVLVSAMHLTAAVYINDYESGLIEDIKEWLEKLAPQNYPYKHHRTGEINGHAHLKNLIMHHQVIVPITDGELDLGPWQEIFYAEFDGKRRKRVILKAFGIIKS is encoded by the coding sequence ATGAAAAGTGTAACGAAATATTTATGGTTTAATACTGAAAAAAGTATTGATATAATATATTTAACAGATGAAGTAAAAAAGTTTGTTAGTGAGTCTAATATTATAGATGGGTATGTTCTTGTTTCGGCTATGCATTTAACAGCTGCTGTGTATATAAATGATTATGAGTCAGGATTAATTGAAGATATAAAAGAATGGCTGGAAAAGTTAGCGCCACAGAATTATCCTTATAAACATCATAGAACTGGAGAAATAAATGGACATGCGCATTTAAAAAATCTAATAATGCACCATCAGGTTATAGTTCCAATTACGGATGGAGAATTGGATCTTGGTCCATGGCAGGAAATTTTTTATGCAGAATTTGATGGTAAAAGACGAAAAAGGGTTATATTAAAAGCATTTGGGATAATAAAATCATAA
- a CDS encoding family 1 glycosylhydrolase, with protein sequence MESNITFPKGFLWGNTISSYQIEKMNDKTNWDLWQKKGHIRDGTSLSILNNMNINLFNEILEVSKVAGYNSLSFSFEWAKIYPEMNFINYKKLESYKNFIIKLKKNKIEPIVILNYYTLPIWFEEKGGFSKEKNFKFFIEYVENILNYIGDIVDYYITFFEPDKYIKKTFEEKSFPHSKNNDTEKKDKIIKNFYDLHKDIYFLIKKKNKYSKISFTKNITYDEFDFRKNNLLKYLDFISISYDGNSVYDTSKPVQKDDIGKNINSDVILEYLLKIKSLDKPILILSTGIADENDIYRATFLIKILTNIYKALRKDVKVFGFHHKTIFDLFEWEYGFSAKYGLYELDYENSKIHIRSSGKIYSNIINNNGIPSYLEKYTQ encoded by the coding sequence GTGGAAAGCAATATTACTTTTCCTAAAGGATTTTTGTGGGGGAATACAATTTCTTCATATCAAATTGAAAAAATGAATGATAAAACTAATTGGGATTTATGGCAAAAGAAAGGCCATATAAGAGATGGGACTAGTTTATCTATTTTAAATAATATGAATATAAATTTATTTAATGAAATATTAGAGGTCTCAAAAGTTGCCGGATATAACTCTCTCTCTTTTTCTTTTGAATGGGCAAAAATATATCCTGAAATGAATTTTATTAATTATAAAAAGCTTGAAAGTTATAAAAATTTTATTATAAAATTGAAAAAAAATAAAATTGAACCTATCGTTATTTTAAATTATTACACATTACCAATATGGTTTGAAGAAAAAGGCGGGTTTAGTAAAGAAAAAAACTTTAAATTTTTTATTGAATATGTTGAAAATATATTAAACTATATAGGGGATATAGTCGATTACTATATAACTTTTTTTGAACCTGATAAATATATAAAAAAGACATTTGAAGAAAAAAGTTTTCCGCATTCAAAAAATAATGACACAGAAAAAAAAGATAAAATTATAAAAAATTTTTATGATTTACATAAAGATATATATTTTTTAATAAAGAAAAAGAATAAATATTCTAAAATCTCTTTTACAAAAAATATTACATATGATGAGTTCGATTTTAGAAAAAATAATTTATTGAAATACTTGGATTTTATATCTATTAGTTATGATGGAAATAGTGTTTATGATACTTCTAAACCAGTTCAAAAAGATGATATTGGAAAGAATATAAATTCAGATGTAATTTTAGAATATTTATTGAAAATAAAATCTTTAGATAAACCTATTCTAATATTATCAACAGGGATTGCTGATGAAAATGATATATACAGAGCGACTTTTTTAATTAAAATATTAACTAATATATATAAAGCATTAAGAAAAGATGTAAAAGTTTTTGGATTTCATCATAAAACAATTTTTGATTTATTTGAATGGGAATATGGTTTTTCTGCTAAATATGGATTATATGAACTTGATTATGAAAATTCTAAAATTCATATAAGATCAAGTGGAAAAATATATTCTAATATTATCAATAATAATGGAATCCCGTCTTATTTGGAAAAATATACTCAATAA
- a CDS encoding ferritin: MISKNMEEALNKQINEELFSAYLYLSMAAYFERKGLKGFANWMNVQYQEETFHAMKMYRYLLERGGSVELFEIQKPKHEWNSPLDVFKETLEHEKHITKCINDLVDLAEKEHDRATFNFLQWYIDEQVEEEANDEEIIAKLELIKNNPNALFMLDRELSSRTFQIPSEN, from the coding sequence ATGATATCAAAAAATATGGAAGAAGCTTTAAATAAGCAAATAAATGAAGAACTGTTCTCCGCTTATTTATATTTATCCATGGCTGCATATTTTGAAAGGAAAGGTTTAAAAGGTTTTGCTAACTGGATGAACGTTCAATATCAAGAAGAGACTTTTCATGCTATGAAAATGTATAGATATTTATTGGAAAGAGGTGGAAGTGTAGAACTTTTTGAGATACAAAAACCAAAACACGAATGGAATTCACCCCTTGATGTTTTTAAAGAAACTTTAGAGCATGAAAAACATATTACTAAATGCATCAATGACCTTGTGGATTTAGCTGAAAAAGAGCATGATAGAGCCACATTTAATTTCTTACAATGGTACATAGACGAACAGGTCGAAGAAGAAGCTAATGATGAAGAAATAATTGCTAAATTAGAGCTAATAAAAAATAATCCTAATGCATTATTTATGTTAGATAGAGAATTATCTTCAAGAACTTTCCAAATTCCAAGTGAAAATTAA
- a CDS encoding transporter substrate-binding domain-containing protein gives MKKLVVLLFVIMSIMSVFGGKIEEIQKRGVLLVGQDPAYAPFYGVNTKGERIGYEVELAKMMAEVLGVKVKFVITNWDGIIPALLADKFDFILAGMTITPERALKVNFTIPYYETGQIIFYNSEKYPDGITKEDLEKMEKKAKIAVQLGTTGEFTAKKLFPKAQILTFETVDAAAYQIITKKADVLIFDELYYGSISKKYPAIKTTKNLLNKENLGIAIKKENIDLLLWLNTFIECKKTDGTLEQLKQKWMVDYDWSE, from the coding sequence ATGAAAAAGTTAGTTGTATTATTATTCGTTATTATGAGTATTATGAGCGTTTTTGGAGGGAAAATTGAAGAAATACAAAAACGAGGTGTTTTATTAGTTGGTCAGGATCCAGCATATGCTCCGTTTTATGGGGTTAATACAAAAGGTGAAAGAATTGGATATGAAGTGGAATTAGCAAAAATGATGGCAGAAGTATTAGGAGTAAAAGTTAAATTTGTTATTACAAATTGGGATGGAATAATACCAGCATTATTGGCTGACAAATTTGATTTTATATTGGCCGGGATGACAATAACTCCAGAAAGAGCTTTGAAAGTAAACTTTACAATTCCATATTATGAAACTGGACAGATAATATTTTATAATAGTGAGAAATATCCAGATGGAATAACAAAAGAAGATTTAGAAAAAATGGAGAAAAAAGCTAAAATAGCAGTTCAATTAGGTACTACAGGAGAATTTACAGCTAAAAAATTATTCCCTAAAGCACAGATTTTGACTTTTGAAACAGTTGATGCTGCAGCTTATCAGATAATTACCAAAAAAGCAGATGTATTGATTTTTGATGAATTATATTATGGTTCTATTTCAAAAAAATATCCTGCAATAAAAACAACTAAAAATTTATTAAATAAAGAAAACCTTGGGATAGCTATAAAAAAAGAAAATATAGATTTGTTATTATGGTTAAATACATTTATTGAATGTAAAAAAACAGATGGAACATTGGAACAATTAAAACAAAAATGGATGGTTGATTATGATTGGAGTGAATAG
- a CDS encoding amino acid ABC transporter permease codes for MIGVNRLKKNYIQKIIAYIVLIFILSSFYIEMSKNYPFNWQRVPFKYMNLYIDGFFMTLKISLLSILFALIIGIIFGVMKTSKYQILKEFANTYTTVFRNIPLLVIILIIYYGVGSMIEINAMIGAIVSLSLFEGAYISEIIRGGIEAVDKGQIEAAKTIGLNTFYIYVDILLPQAFRTTLPALTGQFISLVKDSSLASVIALQELTMVGRQIATSSFASFESYITVAIFYFTITALLQVLGKYFERRYAIL; via the coding sequence ATGATTGGAGTGAATAGATTGAAAAAAAATTATATACAAAAAATAATAGCATATATTGTATTAATATTCATACTATCAAGTTTTTATATTGAAATGTCAAAAAATTATCCTTTTAATTGGCAACGTGTACCTTTTAAATATATGAATTTATATATAGATGGTTTTTTCATGACATTAAAAATATCTTTATTATCAATACTATTTGCGCTGATTATTGGTATTATATTTGGAGTAATGAAAACATCTAAATATCAAATTTTAAAAGAATTTGCCAATACATATACCACAGTTTTTAGAAATATACCATTATTAGTAATAATTTTGATTATATATTATGGTGTAGGATCTATGATTGAGATTAATGCTATGATTGGTGCAATTGTATCACTTTCTCTTTTTGAAGGTGCATACATATCAGAAATAATAAGAGGAGGAATAGAAGCTGTAGATAAAGGCCAAATTGAAGCAGCAAAAACGATAGGACTAAACACATTTTATATTTATGTTGATATACTTTTACCTCAGGCATTTAGAACAACATTACCAGCTTTAACAGGACAATTTATCAGTCTTGTAAAAGATAGCTCACTTGCTTCTGTAATAGCATTACAGGAATTGACAATGGTTGGACGCCAAATTGCAACATCATCATTTGCATCTTTTGAATCTTATATAACCGTAGCAATATTCTATTTTACAATAACGGCACTATTACAAGTTTTAGGAAAATATTTTGAAAGGAGGTATGCAATATTATGA
- a CDS encoding amino acid ABC transporter ATP-binding protein: MIEIKKLKKNFGELEVLKGVDMKVTKGEVLVIMGPSGSGKSTLLRCIAGLEEYHEGIIILEEKNIFDYTRKNLVQKIGFVFQQHNLFPHLKIIDNIALGLIRTKKMQKEEAYEKAIKVLEKVHLKDKVYNFPGQLSGGQQQRAGIARALAMEPEIILFDEPTSSLDPGLVSEVKETMVELANSGTTMIVVTHEVDFAKKAGDRIVFMKDGKILENMDPDAFFKTELKYEIA, translated from the coding sequence ATGATTGAAATAAAAAAATTGAAAAAAAATTTTGGAGAATTAGAAGTTTTAAAGGGTGTAGATATGAAAGTTACAAAAGGAGAAGTGTTGGTGATAATGGGACCCTCAGGGTCTGGTAAATCAACGTTATTGAGATGTATTGCTGGATTAGAAGAATACCATGAAGGAATAATAATATTAGAAGAAAAAAATATTTTTGATTATACAAGGAAAAACTTAGTTCAAAAAATTGGATTTGTGTTTCAACAACATAATCTTTTCCCACATTTAAAAATAATAGATAATATAGCTTTAGGATTAATAAGAACAAAAAAAATGCAAAAAGAAGAAGCTTATGAAAAAGCTATTAAAGTTTTAGAAAAAGTACATTTAAAAGATAAAGTATATAATTTTCCTGGGCAATTATCTGGAGGGCAACAACAAAGAGCTGGAATAGCCAGAGCTTTAGCTATGGAACCAGAAATAATTTTATTTGATGAACCAACTTCATCTCTTGATCCTGGCTTAGTTTCTGAAGTAAAAGAAACGATGGTTGAACTTGCTAATTCAGGGACTACTATGATTGTTGTAACTCATGAGGTTGATTTTGCAAAAAAAGCAGGAGATAGAATTGTTTTTATGAAAGATGGAAAAATATTAGAAAACATGGATCCAGATGCTTTTTTTAAAACCGAATTAAAATATGAAATAGCTTAA
- a CDS encoding citrate synthase/methylcitrate synthase — protein MDVNFDVKHGLEGVAVAISSISYIDGEKGKLVYRGFEIEDLVENSNFEETSYLIWFGSLPNENELDFIKSMLSKKRELPKKIVKMMKELPKNAHPMDVLRSAVSLLGIYSEKTNSSLENAINLTAKIPTIIAYWYRIKNEMKLIPPREDLNHSENFLYMMFGEVSEKSEIFDKALILHTEQGMNASTFASTVTASTLSDLYSIITTAIGALKGPLHGGANERVLKMFEEIKSIDNVENYIDSLILKGEKIMGFGHRIYKTYDPRAKILKNWIKNLFINERIEYFEIALKVEEYVIKKFKNKKIFPNVDFYSGILYNYFRIPSEFFTTIFAMARIVGWTAHAMEYKKNNRIFRPRSIYKGPKGLKYREVKGVEI, from the coding sequence ATGGATGTTAATTTTGATGTGAAACATGGATTAGAAGGTGTTGCCGTAGCGATAAGCTCTATCTCATATATTGATGGAGAAAAAGGGAAACTTGTTTATAGAGGGTTTGAAATTGAGGATTTGGTTGAAAATTCTAATTTCGAAGAAACATCTTATTTAATATGGTTTGGGTCTCTTCCAAATGAAAATGAACTTGATTTTATAAAATCAATGTTATCTAAAAAAAGAGAGTTACCTAAAAAAATTGTAAAAATGATGAAAGAATTACCCAAAAATGCACATCCTATGGATGTTTTGAGGAGTGCGGTGTCTTTATTAGGTATATATTCTGAAAAAACAAATTCATCCTTAGAAAATGCAATAAATTTAACAGCTAAAATACCTACAATCATTGCGTATTGGTATAGGATAAAAAATGAGATGAAATTAATTCCGCCAAGAGAAGATTTAAACCATTCTGAAAATTTTTTGTATATGATGTTTGGTGAAGTTTCAGAAAAATCTGAAATTTTTGATAAAGCTTTAATTTTACACACAGAACAGGGGATGAATGCTTCTACCTTTGCATCAACAGTAACAGCATCGACTCTATCAGATTTGTATTCTATTATAACAACAGCAATAGGGGCATTGAAAGGGCCTTTGCATGGGGGTGCAAATGAAAGAGTTTTAAAAATGTTTGAAGAAATAAAAAGTATTGACAATGTTGAGAATTATATTGATTCTTTAATTTTAAAAGGCGAAAAAATTATGGGGTTTGGTCATAGAATATATAAAACATATGACCCACGCGCAAAAATATTAAAAAATTGGATAAAAAATTTGTTTATAAATGAAAGGATTGAATATTTTGAAATAGCTTTAAAGGTTGAAGAATATGTAATAAAAAAATTTAAAAATAAAAAAATATTTCCAAATGTAGATTTTTATTCAGGCATTCTCTATAATTATTTTAGAATTCCTTCGGAATTTTTTACAACAATATTTGCCATGGCAAGAATAGTAGGCTGGACCGCTCATGCAATGGAATATAAAAAAAATAATAGAATATTTAGACCACGGTCAATTTATAAAGGACCAAAAGGGTTAAAGTATAGAGAAGTGAAAGGAGTTGAAATTTAA